A genomic region of Phragmites australis chromosome 2, lpPhrAust1.1, whole genome shotgun sequence contains the following coding sequences:
- the LOC133906096 gene encoding uncharacterized protein LOC133906096 translates to MDGKATRSRDAEEHDHLALTLGSIYAASAAPTSPPPPPPPRSTRRRRRRLDASAPGRAVRPCSKKLDDEDDTDGRPAPFPWATERPAQHDTLESLLRRGVTSVHGEARCKRCGDRKTIAYDLASTFREVRDFISANRHAMDDRAPDAWMFPALPDCEACGHKGVVWPEIAAEKREINWLFLLLGQMLGCCTLEQLKYFCMNTGRHRTGAKNRVLYYAYIALCSQLEPFDGTVQER, encoded by the coding sequence ATGGACGGGAAAGCAACCAGGAGCCGCGATgccgaggagcacgaccacctcgCCCTGACCCTCGGATCCATCtacgccgcctccgccgctcctacctcgccgccgcctccccctccgccACGGTccactcgccgccgccgccgccgcctcgacgcctcggccccCGGCCGCGCCGTCCGCCCCTGCAGCAAGAAACTCGACGACGAAGACGACACCGACGGACGCCCCGCGCCGTTCCCGTGGGCGACGGAGCGGCCGGCGCAGCACGACACGCTGGAGAGCCTGCTGCGCCGGGGCGTCACGTCCGTGCACGGCGAGGCGCGGTGCAAGCGCTGCGGCGACAGGAAAACCATCGCGTACGACCTGGCATCCACGTTCCGGGAGGTGCGCGACTTCATCTCGGCGAACCGGCACGCCATGGACGACCGCGCGCCGGACGCGTGGATGTTCCCGGCCCTGCCGGACTGCGAAGCGTGCGGGCACAAGGGCGTCGTGTGGCCGGAGATCGCCGCCGAGAAACGTGAGATCAACTGGCTGTTCCTGCTCCTGGGCCAGATGCTCGGCTGCTGCACGCTGGAGCAGCTCAAGTACTTCTGCATGAACACCGGCAGGCACCGAACCGGCGCCAAGAACAGGGTGCTCTACTACGCGTACATTGCTCTGTGCAGTCAGCTCGAGCCGTTCGATGGAACGGTGCAGGAACGGTAA